One Prunus dulcis chromosome 8, ALMONDv2, whole genome shotgun sequence DNA window includes the following coding sequences:
- the LOC117637015 gene encoding NAC domain-containing protein 82-like, translating to MGKSSLAPGFRFKPTDVELVQYYLKRKLLGKRLGFKVIAEVDIYKYDPWDLPDKSCWESGDLKWYFFCPREKKYRNGNRIQRATEGGYWKTTGKDRSVLYSGEVVGWIKTLIFHTGRAPRGDRTNWVMHEYRLEDQGLADRGVPLDSYVICMIFQKDGLGPKIGAQYGAPFKEEDWTDDEVETCSEAILHENMSEPNLVLPSNCNSSITTSGHSPKGIHTSPSESCISDVLPPSCNVHQLVSSNHVTMEKLHGSDDDILSMLNCFTEGSTSLMKENEKNEELGNVIPSGNASATPNFNSDDIYKDLGDLGKMARVSEDGYNFSNVHNSICAPAQMQLGDNEQFLELDDLSW from the exons ATGGGGAAATCATCATTGGCTCCTGGGTTTCGTTTCAAGCCAACTGATGTTGAGCTTGTGCAATACTACTTGAAGAGAAAGTTACTGGGGAAAAGGCTTGGTTTTAAAGTCATTGCAGAGGTTGACATTTACAAGTATGATCCTTGGGATCTTCCAG ACAAATCGTGCTGGGAAAGTGGAGATCTGAAATGGTATTTCTTTTGTCCGAGAGAAAAGAAGTATCGTAATGGGAATAGAATTCAACGTGCCACTGAAGGTGGTTACTGGAAGACCACGGGAAAGGATAGATCCGTTCTTTACAGTGGTGAAGTTGTTGGGTGGataaaaactttaatttttcaCACTGGTCGAGCCCCACGTGGAGATCGAACAAATTGGGTTATGCATGAGTATAGGCTTGAAGATCAGGGCCTGGCTGATAGGGGTGTGCCTCTG GACTCATATGTGATCTGTATGATTTTCCAAAAAGATGGGTTGGGGCCGAAAATTGGTGCACAATATGGTGCACCCTTTAAAGAGGAAGACTGGACTGATGATGAAGTTGAAACTTGTTCAGAAGCAATCCTGCATGAAAATATGTCTGAGCCAAACCTTGTACTGCCGAGCAACTGTAATAGTTCCATCACTACTAGCGGACATTCCCCAAAGGGTATACACACAAGTCCTTCTGAATCATGCATATCAGATGTTTTACCACCTTCTTGCAATGTTCACCAATTGGTTTCCAGTAATCATGTTACAATGGAGAAGCTTCATGGTTCCGATGATGATATCTTGTCAATGTTGAATTGCTTCACTGAAGGAAGCACTTCcttaatgaaagaaaatgagaaaaatgag GAGCTTGGTAATGTCATTCCTTCTGGAAATGCTAGTGCTACACCCAATTTCAATAGTGATGATATTTATAAAGATTTAGGGGACTTGGGGAAGATGGCTAGAGTGAGTGAAGATGGATATAATTTCTCCAATGTGCATAATTCAATCTGTGCTCCGGCTCAAATGCAGCTAGGCGACAATGAGCAATTCTTGGAGCTGGATGATCTATCTTGGTAA
- the LOC117637016 gene encoding NAC domain-containing protein 82-like: protein MGKPPLPPGFRFSPTDVELVRYYLKRKVMGKRLHSNFIAEVDIHKYAPWDLPEKSGWQSGDLKWYFFCPTARKYPTGVRVQRGTECGYWKSTGKDRSVLYNGEVSGWKKILIFHKGRSPKGERTDWVMHEYRLEAKDLADSGVPHDSYVICMIFQKDGWGPKNGAQYGAPFKEEDWTDDDAEICSEAVPHENMPEPNLVVQSNCNSSVTTSGHSPKDIHLGPSESCISDVLPPSCNALQLVSSNHVTMEKLCGSGDDILPMLNCFTEGSTSLMKVNDKNEELGNVIHSGNASATPNVNGDDIYEDLGDLGKMAGVSEDGFYFSNVHNSICAPAQMQLGDNEQFLELDDLSW from the exons ATGGGGAAACCACCGTTGCCTCCTGGTTTCCGGTTTTCTCCAACTGATGTAGAACTTGTACGGTATTATTTGAAGAGGAAGGTAATGGGGAAAAGGCTCCATTCCAACTTCATTGCAGAGGTCGACATTCACAAGTATGCTCCTTGGGATCTTCCAG AAAAATCTGGCTGGCAGAGTGGAGATCTAAAATGGTACTTCTTTTGTCCAACAGCAAGGAAGTATCCAACTGGAGTTAGAGTGCAACGTGGCACCGAGTGTGGTTACTGGAAGTCCACGGGAAAGGATAGATCTGTTCTTTACAATGGTGAAGTTTCCGGgtggaaaaaaatattgatcTTTCATAAAGGTCGATCCccaaaaggagaaagaacAGATTGGGTTATGCACGAGTATAGGCTTGAAGCTAAGGACCTGGCTGATAGTGGTGTGCCACAT GACTCATATGTGATCTGTATGATTTTCCAAAAAGATGGGTGGGGGCCCAAAAATGGTGCACAATATGGTGCACCCTTTAAAGAGGAAGACTGGACTGATGATGATGCTGAAATTTGTTCAGAAGCAGTCCCACATGAAAACATGCCTGAGCCAAACCTTGTAGTGCAGAGCAACTGTAATAGTTCTGTCACTACTAGCGGACATTCCCCGAAGGATATACACTTAGGTCCTTCTGAATCGTGCATATCAGATGTTTTACCACCTTCTTGCAATGCTCTCCAATTGGTTTCCAGTAATCATGTTACAATGGAGAAGCTTTGTGGTTCTGGTGATGACATCCTGCCAATGTTGAATTGCTTCACTGAAGGAAGCACTTCCTTAATGAAAGTAAATGACAAAAATGAG GAGCTTGGTAACGTCATTCATTCTGGAAATGCTAGTGCTACACCTAATGTCAATGGTGATGATATTTATGAAGATTTAGGAGACTTGGGGAAGATGGCTGGAGTGAGTGAAGATGGATTTTATTTCTCCAATGTGCATAATTCAATCTGTGCTCCTGCTCAAATGCAGCTAGGTGACAATGAGCAATTCTTGGAGCTGGATGATCTATCATGGTAA